AGAAACAGTTCTGGGCAGCGACTTCAATATTTATCCTGGCGGCAAAGGGGCCAACCAGGCAGTATCTGTCGCGCGGCTCGGATACCCGGTGCGCATGATTGGCCGCGTCGGCAGCGATTCGTTTGGACGCGAAGCACACATGCACCTGAATCGTGCAGGCGTCGACACTGAGCTTGTAGAAACAAATGATGGGCCGTCAGGCATTGCGGTCATTTGTGTTGCGGCTTCGGGAGACAACAGCATTATTGTGACCCCGGGCGCAAACGCGACACTGACGCCCGCATATCTGGAGCAGCACTACTCGGAAATTCGGAATGCGGGTGCTGTACTGGCGCAACTTGAGATTCCGCTGGACACAGTTGAATACCTGGGTGAGATCTGCTCGCGCGAAGGAATTCCATTCATTCTCGATCCTGCTCCTGCTGCGACTCTGTCCGATGGTCTTTTCAAGCACGTTACGTGGCTGACGCCGAACCTGACGGAAGCAACCTTCTATGCCGCTGACGGAGCGGGAGCGGCGGAGCTTGAGCCGCGAAGCGCTGTGCGGCGCCTGCAGCAAAAGGGAGCCCAGGGGGTTTTGCTGAAACTTGGGCAGGAAGGCGTGGTGGTGGGGGATAGAGACGGCAGGATCGAAGCCCTGCCAGCGTTCGACGTGCGGGCGGTCGATACAACGGCAGCGGGAGACGCATTCAATGGTGGATTTGCCGTAGGCCTGATGAAGGGAAAGAGCGCGATTGAGAGCGCGCGGTTTGCGACCGCAGTGGCAGGTATTTCGGTGACACGCCCAGGCGCCCAGCCTTCCATGCCCACGCTCAAGGAAGTGGAGCAATTCATCGCCGAACAGTCTGTCAGAGTGACTTGATGCGAGCGAGTCTAGAGAATCCCACGACTGACAATCCCTAACCAATGTTGAGCCACGTATATGGCCGCCAGATTCTTCGCGCGGGCGCTGCGCACCCTGAATACATAGGAGACGAAATGAAATCGGGAATTCGCAATTTTGTTCGGATATCTGCCCTTGCCGCAGGGGCGGCAATTTTAACTGGTTCCGCGTTTGCACAGGGTCTGTTCTTTGGGCCGCAAGGTCAGCAGTTCCCTCCCCCCGCTTGCTACACGAGTCACCCGATATGGATAGGATACGTCCCCTGTACTTCTGCAAGTCACGCCGCCTGGCTCGCAGACATGACCCACTGGCGAATGGAGGAGCACATTCGTATCGGGTATGATTCGTCCCGCTACGCTCTCCCTCAACTGCAATGGATCCAACACAGCTTTATTCAGCCCCAGATGATGGTGCACGACCGCTATTTCTATGACCCGATTGCGGGACAGTACACAGTCGACAAGTATCTGGATGATCTTGAAAAGCGTTATGGCGGCATCGATGCAGTCCTGGTTTGGGCGGTTTATCCCAACGC
This is a stretch of genomic DNA from Edaphobacter acidisoli. It encodes these proteins:
- the rbsK gene encoding ribokinase codes for the protein MQNSKPIIVVGSINTDLVSVTERMPLSGETVLGSDFNIYPGGKGANQAVSVARLGYPVRMIGRVGSDSFGREAHMHLNRAGVDTELVETNDGPSGIAVICVAASGDNSIIVTPGANATLTPAYLEQHYSEIRNAGAVLAQLEIPLDTVEYLGEICSREGIPFILDPAPAATLSDGLFKHVTWLTPNLTEATFYAADGAGAAELEPRSAVRRLQQKGAQGVLLKLGQEGVVVGDRDGRIEALPAFDVRAVDTTAAGDAFNGGFAVGLMKGKSAIESARFATAVAGISVTRPGAQPSMPTLKEVEQFIAEQSVRVT